From a region of the Streptomyces tirandamycinicus genome:
- a CDS encoding glycosyltransferase family 87 protein: MPSPEKTMPQHDEPQVSPTQRDEIAAAGSELIGGPLGRWARVGASRLTPVRVVVLVAIGMFALGMVQKIPCYDWAWFRGTSSQYTHACYSDIPHLFLGRGFADGLVPYFDRLDGDMEYLEYPVLTGLFMQVAAWLTPSGGSVQHREQLYWMVNAGMLMICAAIIAVCVARTHRRRPWDGLLVALAPAFALTATINWDLLAVALTAAAMLMWSRGRALAFGILIGLATAAKLYPLLLLGPLLVLCWRAGRYREYGTAFLGAAGAWLAVNLPVMLLAPEGWKKFYTFSQERQVDFGSFWLIITQRTGESIEVGTVNTYATALMLLACAGIAGLALTAPRRPRFAQLAFLVVAAFVLTNKVYSPQYVLWLIPLAALARPRWRDFLIWQACEVVYFLGIWMYLAYTTSGDKHQGLPPEGYQLAIALHLLGTLYLCAVVVRDVLMPERDVVRQDGSDDPSGGVLDRAPDVFVLGGAAHPPRHAAHAVEGPRVEWGTTGPAAG, encoded by the coding sequence ATGCCGAGCCCGGAGAAGACGATGCCTCAGCACGACGAGCCGCAGGTCAGTCCCACCCAGAGGGACGAGATCGCGGCTGCCGGCAGTGAGCTGATCGGGGGCCCGCTCGGCCGCTGGGCACGGGTCGGAGCCAGCCGGCTCACACCCGTGAGAGTCGTCGTCCTGGTGGCCATCGGGATGTTCGCACTCGGCATGGTGCAGAAGATCCCGTGCTACGACTGGGCGTGGTTCCGGGGCACCAGCTCGCAGTACACGCACGCCTGCTACTCCGACATCCCGCATCTGTTCCTGGGCCGCGGTTTCGCCGACGGCCTGGTGCCCTACTTCGACCGGCTGGACGGCGACATGGAGTACCTCGAGTACCCCGTGCTGACGGGACTGTTCATGCAGGTCGCCGCATGGCTCACGCCGTCCGGCGGCTCGGTCCAGCATCGCGAGCAGCTCTACTGGATGGTCAACGCGGGCATGCTGATGATCTGTGCCGCGATCATCGCCGTGTGCGTCGCGCGGACCCATCGGCGCAGGCCGTGGGACGGACTGCTGGTGGCCCTGGCACCCGCGTTCGCCCTCACCGCCACCATCAACTGGGACCTTCTGGCGGTCGCCCTCACCGCGGCGGCGATGCTCATGTGGTCACGGGGGCGCGCCCTGGCCTTCGGCATCCTCATCGGGCTCGCCACGGCGGCCAAGCTGTATCCGCTGCTCCTGCTGGGCCCCCTGCTGGTGCTGTGCTGGCGGGCCGGCAGATACCGGGAGTACGGGACGGCCTTTCTGGGCGCGGCGGGGGCCTGGCTCGCGGTGAATCTGCCGGTGATGCTGCTCGCGCCCGAGGGGTGGAAGAAGTTCTACACCTTCAGTCAGGAGCGGCAGGTCGACTTCGGATCCTTCTGGCTGATCATCACGCAGCGCACGGGCGAGTCGATCGAGGTCGGCACGGTCAACACCTATGCGACGGCTCTGATGCTGCTGGCCTGCGCGGGCATCGCGGGGCTGGCCCTCACCGCCCCGCGCAGGCCGCGGTTCGCGCAGCTCGCCTTCCTCGTCGTGGCGGCGTTCGTCCTCACCAACAAGGTCTACTCGCCGCAGTACGTGCTGTGGCTCATCCCCCTCGCCGCGCTGGCCAGACCGCGCTGGCGGGACTTCCTCATCTGGCAGGCCTGCGAGGTCGTGTACTTCCTGGGCATCTGGATGTACCTCGCCTACACGACGAGCGGGGACAAGCACCAGGGCCTTCCACCGGAGGGCTACCAGCTGGCGATCGCCCTGCACCTGCTGGGGACGCTCTATCTGTGCGCCGTGGTCGTGCGGGACGTTCTCATGCCCGAGCGTGACGTGGTGCGGCAGGACGGTTCGGACGACCCGTCCGGTGGCGTTCTGGACCGGGCACCGGACGTCTTCGTACTCGGTGGGGCAGCACACCCGCCGCGGCATGCGGCGCACGCCGTGGAGGGCCCGCGGGTGGAGTGGGGGACGACCGGCCCGGCGGCCGGCTGA
- a CDS encoding single-stranded DNA-binding protein, producing the protein MAGETVITVVGNLVDDPELRFTPSGAAVAKFRVASTPRTFDRQTNEWKDGESLFLTCSVWRQAAENVAESLQRGMRVVVQGRLKQRSYEDREGVKRTVFELDVEEVGPSLKNATAKVTKTTGRGGQGGYGGGQQGGGWGGGPGGGQQQGGGGAPADDPWATSAPAGGQQQGGGGGGWGGGSGSGSGGGYSDEPPF; encoded by the coding sequence ATGGCAGGCGAGACCGTCATCACGGTCGTCGGCAATCTCGTCGACGACCCCGAGCTGCGCTTCACCCCGTCCGGTGCGGCGGTCGCGAAGTTCCGCGTCGCGTCCACCCCCCGCACCTTCGACCGTCAGACCAACGAGTGGAAGGACGGCGAGAGCCTGTTCCTCACCTGCTCCGTCTGGCGTCAGGCGGCGGAGAACGTCGCCGAGTCGCTCCAGCGAGGCATGCGCGTCGTCGTGCAGGGCCGGCTGAAGCAGCGGTCCTACGAGGACCGCGAGGGAGTCAAGCGCACGGTCTTCGAGCTGGACGTCGAGGAAGTCGGCCCCAGCCTCAAGAACGCCACGGCCAAGGTCACCAAGACCACCGGCCGCGGTGGCCAGGGCGGCTACGGCGGTGGCCAGCAGGGCGGCGGCTGGGGCGGCGGTCCCGGCGGTGGTCAGCAGCAGGGTGGCGGCGGTGCTCCCGCCGACGATCCCTGGGCCACCAGCGCGCCGGCCGGCGGCCAGCAGCAGGGCGGCGGCGGTGGCGGCTGGGGCGGTGGCTCCGGCTCCGGCTCCGGCGGCGGCTACTCGGACGAGCCTCCCTTCTAG
- the rpsF gene encoding 30S ribosomal protein S6 has translation MRHYEVMVILDPDLEERAVSPLIENFLSVVREANGKVEKVDTWGRRRLAYEIKKKPEGIYSVIDLQAEPAVVKELDRQMSLNESVLRTKVLRPETH, from the coding sequence ATGCGTCACTACGAGGTGATGGTCATCCTCGACCCCGATCTCGAGGAGCGTGCTGTCTCCCCGCTGATCGAGAACTTCCTCTCCGTCGTCCGTGAGGCCAACGGAAAGGTCGAGAAGGTCGACACCTGGGGCCGTCGTCGTCTCGCTTACGAGATCAAGAAGAAGCCCGAGGGCATCTACTCGGTCATCGACCTGCAGGCCGAGCCTGCGGTCGTCAAGGAGCTCGACCGCCAGATGAGCCTGAACGAGTCGGTCCTCCGGACCAAGGTCCTCCGCCCCGAGACCCACTGA
- the rpsR gene encoding 30S ribosomal protein S18 yields the protein MAKPPVRKPKKKVCAFCKDKVTYVDYKDTNMLRKFISDRGKIRARRVTGNCTQHQRDVATAVKNSREMALLPYTSTAR from the coding sequence ATGGCGAAGCCGCCTGTGCGCAAGCCGAAGAAGAAGGTCTGCGCTTTCTGCAAGGACAAGGTCACGTACGTGGACTACAAGGACACGAACATGCTGCGGAAGTTCATTTCCGACCGCGGCAAGATCCGTGCCCGCCGCGTGACCGGCAACTGCACGCAGCACCAGCGTGACGTCGCCACGGCAGTCAAGAACAGCCGTGAGATGGCGCTGCTGCCCTACACGTCCACCGCGCGCTAA
- a CDS encoding transglycosylase domain-containing protein, whose translation MSEHRRKPPQPEGGGRAAARRAAQQSPTGRRAARGASTSSPSAAHGEERPYEGRAAARRAAQRAGGGRRRASEAGGAGIGGHGGGRRGTGGPGGPGRGRGEGPGRKRLIDYPRHDKYGWRRWVPSWKLVAGLCLAFLGSLMTAGTIAYAVVEVPDQNKAAAAQNNVYYYADGSQLAATGGEVNRQIVSIDNIPSHMQNAVISAENKTFHTDKGIDPAGIARAVVNMAKGGQTQGGSTITQQFVKNAMLGDQSQTLSRKVKELFISMKVGTELQKPKIMEGYLNTSYYGRGAYGIQAAARTYYGVNAKELNASQCAFLASLLKGATYYDPAGATEIDSRATPKANTERATKRWTWILGEMRKDGHLTAEEHAKAVAKFPMPDKPKKNAQLSGQTGYLVDLAKAYFINNNDQGITAEHLAKGGYEIHTTFDRKKVEKLTKAVEDVRKKHIDAKKRPETDTHVQFGGASVNPRTGAIVAIYGGEDATKHFTNNADKTGAQVGSTFKPFVLAAAMRDGVRDPNSGPVQGPEERRIVDPDKSRYNGVNKLKIKKYNGSVWQNEKGEEWLQRNDGDESYKDITLREAMIHSANSPFVQLGMDVGIDKVRQAALDAGLREDSLIEADVPSFSIGISDPSAIRMAGAYATFAANGEQREPYSVTKVEHRGQVIFKHEDSSERKFSSAVSSNITDVLRDVVEDPEGTGRNARLPGRDVAGKTGTTDGNKSAWFVGYTPQLATAIDMYRMDDNAENKNRKFLEMFGTGGQQKIHGSSFPSEIWHDYMEQALKGTEVERFPEPEPLGAEAVYGGGLSSPEPTPSPTPSETPSETPSETPSETPSESPKPSESCNRFDWTCDPTAGQDGDPTNGGADTGTTDGGATDGGVTTSPPAPTGGSGNGGANGSQGTGNGGGWLGGPEG comes from the coding sequence ATGAGCGAGCACCGTCGCAAGCCGCCGCAGCCCGAAGGCGGCGGACGTGCCGCGGCCCGGCGCGCCGCCCAGCAGTCTCCGACTGGCCGCCGCGCAGCCCGGGGCGCAAGCACCAGCTCTCCCTCCGCCGCACACGGAGAGGAGCGGCCCTACGAAGGCCGGGCCGCGGCCCGGCGCGCCGCCCAGCGTGCCGGGGGCGGCCGCAGAAGGGCCTCCGAGGCAGGCGGTGCCGGGATCGGAGGCCACGGCGGTGGCCGGCGAGGCACCGGAGGTCCGGGAGGACCGGGCCGCGGCCGGGGCGAGGGCCCCGGCCGGAAGCGGCTGATCGACTACCCGCGCCACGACAAGTACGGCTGGCGCCGCTGGGTGCCGTCGTGGAAGCTCGTGGCCGGTCTCTGCCTCGCCTTCCTCGGCAGCCTGATGACCGCCGGCACCATCGCGTACGCGGTGGTCGAGGTCCCCGACCAGAACAAGGCGGCCGCGGCTCAGAACAACGTCTACTACTACGCCGACGGGTCGCAGCTGGCCGCGACCGGGGGCGAGGTCAACCGGCAGATCGTCTCGATCGACAACATCCCCTCCCATATGCAGAACGCGGTGATCTCGGCCGAGAACAAGACGTTCCATACGGACAAGGGCATCGACCCGGCGGGCATCGCGCGAGCCGTGGTCAACATGGCCAAGGGCGGACAGACCCAGGGCGGCTCGACCATCACGCAGCAGTTCGTGAAGAACGCCATGCTGGGCGACCAGTCGCAGACCCTGAGCCGCAAGGTCAAGGAACTCTTCATCTCCATGAAGGTCGGCACCGAGCTGCAGAAGCCGAAGATCATGGAGGGCTACCTCAACACGTCGTACTACGGGCGCGGCGCCTACGGCATCCAGGCCGCCGCCCGCACCTACTACGGGGTGAACGCCAAGGAGCTCAACGCGAGCCAGTGCGCCTTCCTCGCCTCGCTCCTCAAGGGCGCGACGTACTACGACCCGGCCGGTGCGACGGAGATCGACTCCAGGGCCACCCCCAAGGCCAACACCGAGCGCGCCACCAAGCGCTGGACGTGGATCCTCGGCGAGATGCGCAAGGACGGGCACCTGACCGCCGAGGAGCACGCGAAGGCCGTCGCGAAGTTCCCGATGCCCGACAAGCCGAAGAAGAACGCTCAGCTCAGCGGGCAGACCGGATATCTGGTCGACCTCGCCAAGGCCTACTTCATCAACAACAACGACCAGGGCATCACCGCCGAGCACCTCGCCAAGGGCGGCTACGAGATCCACACGACCTTCGACCGGAAGAAGGTCGAGAAGCTGACCAAGGCCGTCGAGGACGTCCGCAAGAAGCACATCGACGCGAAGAAGCGCCCGGAGACGGACACCCACGTCCAGTTCGGCGGCGCCTCGGTGAACCCCAGGACCGGGGCGATCGTCGCCATCTACGGCGGCGAGGACGCCACGAAGCACTTCACCAACAACGCGGACAAGACCGGTGCCCAGGTCGGCTCGACCTTCAAGCCGTTCGTGCTCGCCGCGGCGATGCGGGACGGTGTGCGCGACCCGAACTCCGGACCCGTCCAGGGCCCGGAGGAGCGCAGGATCGTCGACCCGGACAAGAGCCGGTACAACGGCGTCAACAAGCTCAAGATCAAGAAGTACAACGGCAGCGTCTGGCAGAACGAGAAGGGCGAGGAGTGGCTGCAGCGCAACGACGGTGACGAGTCGTACAAGGACATCACCCTGCGCGAAGCAATGATCCACTCCGCCAACTCCCCCTTCGTCCAGCTGGGCATGGACGTCGGCATCGACAAGGTGCGCCAGGCGGCGCTGGACGCCGGTCTGCGCGAGGACTCTCTGATCGAGGCCGATGTCCCGTCCTTCTCGATCGGCATCTCCGACCCCAGTGCGATCCGGATGGCCGGCGCCTACGCCACCTTCGCCGCCAACGGGGAGCAGCGCGAGCCGTACTCGGTGACGAAGGTGGAGCACCGCGGCCAGGTGATCTTCAAGCACGAGGACAGCTCGGAGCGGAAGTTCTCCTCGGCGGTGTCCAGCAACATCACCGACGTGCTGAGGGACGTCGTCGAGGACCCCGAGGGCACGGGCCGCAACGCCCGCCTCCCGGGCCGTGACGTCGCCGGCAAGACCGGTACCACCGACGGCAACAAGTCGGCGTGGTTCGTCGGTTACACGCCCCAGCTGGCGACCGCCATCGACATGTACCGGATGGACGACAACGCGGAGAACAAGAACCGGAAGTTCCTGGAGATGTTCGGAACGGGCGGTCAGCAGAAGATCCACGGTTCGTCGTTCCCGTCCGAGATCTGGCACGACTACATGGAGCAGGCGCTCAAGGGCACCGAGGTCGAGCGCTTCCCCGAGCCCGAGCCCCTCGGGGCCGAAGCCGTCTACGGCGGCGGGCTCAGCAGCCCCGAGCCGACGCCGTCCCCGACGCCGTCCGAGACTCCTTCGGAGACGCCGTCGGAGACTCCCTCCGAGACGCCGTCGGAGAGCCCGAAGCCCTCGGAGTCCTGCAACCGGTTCGACTGGACCTGCGACCCGACCGCCGGTCAGGACGGTGATCCGACCAACGGCGGGGCCGACACGGGCACCACGGACGGCGGTGCCACGGACGGGGGTGTGACGACCAGTCCACCAGCGCCGACAGGCGGCAGCGGCAACGGCGGCGCCAACGGCTCACAGGGAACCGGAAACGGCGGCGGCTGGCTGGGCGGACCGGAAGGCTGA
- the dnaB gene encoding replicative DNA helicase yields the protein MSVPEPLDEPWTDIGPGDRLPVSRPRRGEGRGRGAREEQHERGRESVAWDDGSPGFERVPPQDLDAEQSVLGGMLLSKDAIADVVEIIKGRDFYRPAHETVYQAILDLYAKGEPADPITVAAELTKRGEITRVGGASYLHTLVQSVPTAANASYYAEIVHERAVLRRLVEAGTRITQMGYAADGDVDEIVNSAQAEIYAVTEQRTSEDYLPLGEIMEGALDEIEAIGSRSGEMTGVPTGFTDFDSLTNGLHPGQMIVIAARPAMGKSTLALDFARAASIKNNLPSVIFSLEMGRNEIAMRLLSAEARVALHHMRSGTMTDEDWTRLARRMPDVSQAPLYIDDSPNLSMMEIRAKCRRLKQRNDLKLVVIDYLQLMQSGGSKRAESRQQEVSDMSRNLKLLAKELEVPVIALSQLNRGPEQRTDKKPMVSDLRESGSIEQDADMVILLHREDAYEKESPRAGEADLIVAKHRNGPTATITVAFQGHYSRFVDMAQT from the coding sequence GTGAGTGTTCCCGAGCCCCTGGACGAGCCCTGGACCGACATCGGTCCGGGTGACCGTCTGCCCGTCTCCCGCCCCCGGCGAGGGGAGGGCCGGGGACGCGGCGCCCGCGAGGAGCAGCACGAGCGAGGCAGGGAGAGCGTTGCCTGGGACGACGGCTCCCCGGGCTTCGAGCGCGTTCCCCCGCAGGATCTCGATGCCGAGCAGTCCGTCCTCGGCGGCATGCTGCTGTCCAAGGACGCCATCGCCGATGTCGTCGAGATCATCAAGGGCCGCGACTTCTACCGGCCCGCGCACGAGACCGTCTATCAGGCGATCCTCGACCTCTATGCCAAGGGTGAGCCCGCCGACCCCATCACCGTCGCCGCCGAGCTGACCAAGCGGGGAGAGATCACCCGAGTCGGCGGCGCCTCCTATCTCCACACTCTCGTCCAGTCCGTCCCGACGGCCGCGAACGCCTCGTACTACGCGGAGATCGTGCACGAGCGCGCCGTCCTGCGGCGCCTGGTCGAGGCGGGCACGCGCATCACGCAGATGGGGTATGCGGCGGACGGCGACGTGGACGAGATCGTGAACTCGGCGCAGGCCGAGATCTACGCGGTCACCGAGCAGCGCACCAGCGAGGACTATCTGCCGCTGGGGGAGATCATGGAGGGAGCGCTCGACGAGATCGAGGCGATCGGCTCCCGCAGCGGCGAGATGACCGGGGTCCCGACCGGGTTCACCGACTTCGACTCACTCACCAACGGTCTGCACCCCGGCCAGATGATCGTCATCGCGGCTCGTCCCGCCATGGGTAAGTCGACGCTGGCGCTCGACTTCGCGAGAGCGGCATCGATCAAGAACAACCTGCCCAGCGTGATCTTCTCCCTCGAGATGGGGCGCAACGAGATCGCGATGCGCCTGCTGTCCGCAGAGGCACGCGTCGCCCTGCACCACATGCGCTCCGGCACGATGACGGACGAGGACTGGACCCGGCTCGCACGCCGGATGCCCGATGTCTCCCAGGCGCCGCTCTACATCGACGACTCCCCGAACCTGTCGATGATGGAGATTCGTGCGAAGTGCCGGCGCCTCAAGCAGCGCAACGATCTGAAGCTCGTCGTCATCGACTATCTGCAGCTGATGCAGTCCGGTGGCTCCAAGCGGGCCGAGAGCCGTCAGCAAGAGGTCTCGGACATGTCCCGAAACCTCAAGCTGCTCGCCAAGGAGCTGGAGGTCCCGGTGATCGCCCTCTCGCAGCTGAACCGTGGTCCCGAGCAGCGTACGGACAAGAAGCCGATGGTCTCCGACCTGCGTGAGTCGGGCTCCATCGAGCAGGACGCCGACATGGTGATCCTGCTGCACCGCGAGGACGCCTACGAGAAGGAATCGCCTCGCGCGGGCGAGGCGGACCTGATCGTGGCCAAGCACCGAAACGGCCCGACGGCCACCATCACGGTCGCGTTCCAGGGCCACTACTCGCGCTTTGTGGACATGGCGCAGACCTGA
- a CDS encoding MATE family efflux transporter, whose translation MTQAPAASRSSRRRHDREIITLAVPAFGALVAEPLFVMVDSAIVGHLGTPQLAGLGIAAALLMTAVSVFVFLAYATTAAVARRVGAGDLGSAIRQGMDGIWLALLLGIAVVAVMLPAAPWLVEIFGASGTAAPYAVTYLRISSIGIPAMLMVMAATGVLRGLQDTRTPLYVAIGGFAANAALNLGLVYGAGLGIAGSAWGTVMAQCGMAAVYLVVVVRGACRHGASLRPNAGGIRASAQAGVPLLVRTLSLRAVLLIATAVAARLGDTSIAAHQIILALWSFTAFALDAIAIAGQAIIGRYLGADDPAGARAACRRMIEWGIGSGVGLGLLIVLARPILIPLFTSDPAVEATLLPALLVVALTQPVAGVVFVLDGVLMGAGDGPYLAGAMLVTLMVFTPAALLVPPFGGGLTALWWAMALMMTVRMATLGLRVRSGRWVVTGATR comes from the coding sequence ATGACACAGGCCCCCGCGGCGTCCAGATCCAGCCGCCGTCGACATGATCGCGAGATCATCACGCTTGCCGTCCCCGCCTTCGGAGCACTCGTCGCGGAGCCACTGTTCGTGATGGTCGACAGCGCGATCGTCGGGCATCTCGGCACCCCGCAACTCGCCGGACTCGGGATCGCTGCCGCGCTGCTGATGACGGCAGTCAGTGTCTTCGTCTTCCTCGCCTACGCCACCACCGCCGCGGTCGCGCGCCGAGTGGGCGCCGGGGATCTGGGCTCTGCGATCCGCCAGGGCATGGACGGCATCTGGCTGGCCCTGCTGCTCGGCATCGCGGTCGTCGCCGTCATGCTCCCCGCGGCACCATGGCTGGTGGAGATCTTCGGAGCCTCCGGCACCGCGGCCCCGTATGCCGTCACCTATCTGCGCATCTCGAGTATCGGCATCCCCGCCATGCTCATGGTCATGGCCGCCACCGGCGTACTGCGCGGACTCCAGGACACCCGTACCCCCCTCTATGTGGCGATCGGTGGCTTCGCCGCGAACGCAGCCCTCAACCTGGGCCTCGTCTACGGGGCCGGGCTCGGCATAGCGGGCTCTGCCTGGGGCACGGTCATGGCCCAGTGCGGAATGGCCGCTGTCTACCTGGTCGTGGTGGTTCGCGGCGCATGTCGTCACGGCGCCTCCCTGAGGCCGAACGCCGGAGGCATACGGGCGAGTGCCCAGGCAGGTGTGCCGCTGCTGGTCCGTACGCTCTCCCTGCGAGCCGTGCTGCTCATCGCCACCGCCGTAGCCGCCCGTCTCGGTGACACCAGCATCGCCGCGCACCAGATCATCCTCGCCCTCTGGAGCTTCACGGCCTTCGCCCTGGACGCGATCGCCATCGCCGGCCAGGCCATCATCGGGCGCTATCTCGGCGCCGACGACCCCGCGGGTGCCCGTGCCGCGTGCCGCCGCATGATCGAGTGGGGTATCGGCTCGGGCGTAGGGCTCGGACTGCTGATCGTACTGGCGCGTCCAATCCTCATCCCCCTCTTCACCAGCGATCCCGCCGTCGAGGCCACTCTGCTGCCGGCACTGCTGGTGGTGGCCCTCACTCAGCCCGTCGCAGGCGTGGTGTTCGTCCTCGACGGTGTGCTGATGGGCGCCGGTGACGGCCCCTATCTGGCCGGAGCCATGCTCGTCACCCTCATGGTCTTCACGCCGGCCGCGCTCCTGGTGCCGCCTTTCGGCGGCGGCCTCACCGCACTCTGGTGGGCCATGGCCCTGATGATGACGGTTCGCATGGCCACTCTGGGGCTGCGAGTCCGCTCCGGACGCTGGGTCGTCACGGGGGCAACCCGCTGA
- a CDS encoding lipid II:glycine glycyltransferase FemX encodes MSLTLRTISREQHLAYIQSLPSASHCQVPAWADVKTEWRSENLGWFDRNDQLVGVGLVLYRQLPKIKRYLAYLPEGPVINWNAPNLDDWLQPMLAHLKSQGAFSVKMGPPVVIRRWDATAIKAGIQDPDVKRLRDVEATHIEPRAFEVADRLRKMGWQQGEDGGAGFGDVQPRYVYQVPLANRSLDDVLKGFNQLWRRNIKKAEKAGVEVVQGGYEDLAEWQRLYEITAERDRFRPRPLSYFQRMWTVLNSEDPNRMRLYFARHNGVNLSAATMLVVGGHVWYSYGASDNIGREVRPSNAMQWRMLRDAYAMGATVYDLRGISDSLDESDHLFGLIQFKVGTGGEAVEYVGEWDFPLNKVLHKALDIYMSRR; translated from the coding sequence ATGAGCCTGACCCTGAGGACCATCAGCCGAGAGCAGCATCTGGCGTACATCCAGAGCCTGCCTTCGGCGAGTCACTGCCAGGTCCCGGCGTGGGCGGACGTCAAGACCGAATGGCGTTCCGAGAACCTCGGCTGGTTCGACAGGAACGATCAGCTCGTCGGCGTCGGCCTCGTGCTGTACCGCCAGCTCCCCAAGATCAAGCGGTACCTGGCCTATCTGCCCGAGGGCCCGGTGATCAACTGGAACGCCCCCAACCTGGACGACTGGCTCCAGCCGATGCTGGCGCACCTCAAGAGCCAGGGCGCCTTCTCCGTGAAGATGGGCCCGCCCGTCGTGATCCGGCGCTGGGACGCCACGGCGATCAAGGCGGGCATCCAGGACCCGGACGTGAAGCGCCTGCGCGACGTGGAGGCGACGCACATCGAGCCCCGCGCCTTCGAGGTCGCGGACCGGCTCCGCAAGATGGGCTGGCAGCAGGGCGAGGACGGCGGCGCCGGCTTCGGCGACGTGCAGCCGCGGTACGTCTACCAGGTGCCCCTGGCCAACCGGTCGCTGGACGATGTGCTCAAGGGCTTCAACCAGTTGTGGCGGCGCAACATCAAGAAGGCCGAGAAGGCCGGTGTCGAGGTCGTCCAGGGCGGCTACGAGGACCTGGCCGAGTGGCAGCGGCTCTACGAGATCACCGCCGAGCGCGACCGCTTCCGGCCCCGCCCGCTCTCGTACTTCCAGCGCATGTGGACGGTCCTGAACTCGGAGGACCCCAACCGCATGCGTCTCTACTTCGCCCGGCACAACGGAGTGAACCTCTCGGCGGCGACGATGCTCGTCGTCGGCGGCCACGTCTGGTACTCGTACGGGGCCTCCGACAACATCGGCCGCGAGGTACGGCCCTCCAACGCGATGCAGTGGCGGATGCTGCGGGACGCCTACGCCATGGGCGCCACCGTCTACGACCTGCGCGGCATCAGCGACTCGCTCGACGAGTCCGACCACCTCTTCGGGCTGATCCAGTTCAAGGTGGGCACCGGCGGAGAGGCCGTCGAGTACGTCGGCGAATGGGACTTCCCGCTCAACAAGGTGCTGCACAAGGCTCTCGACATCTACATGTCGCGCCGCTGA
- a CDS encoding alanine racemase, translated as MALSLYVDTTRWRAHQKSVIDQFPGLVPVCKGNGYGFGHERLAEEVTRFGADMLAVGTTYEAARIKDWFGGDLLVLTPFRRGEEPVPLPDRVIRSVSSVDGVHALVGARVVIECMSSMRRHGVSEHDLHQLHSAIEDVRLEGFALHLPLDRTDGSDAVEEVIGWMDRLRTARLPLHTMFVSHLRADELARLQQQFPQTRFRARIGTRLWLGDHEATEYRGAVLDVTRVARGERFGYRQQKAASDGWLVVVAGGTSHGVGLEAPKALHGVMPRAKGVARAGLATVNRNLSPFVWAGKQRWFAEPPHMQVSILFVPADSHEPKVGDELVAHLRHTTTQFDRLVDR; from the coding sequence ATGGCGCTCTCCCTGTACGTCGACACCACCCGCTGGCGGGCGCACCAGAAGTCCGTGATCGACCAGTTCCCGGGACTCGTTCCGGTCTGCAAGGGCAACGGCTACGGGTTCGGCCACGAGCGTCTCGCCGAGGAGGTGACCCGCTTCGGCGCGGACATGCTCGCCGTGGGCACCACCTACGAGGCCGCGCGGATCAAGGACTGGTTCGGCGGCGACCTCCTCGTGCTCACCCCCTTCCGCCGCGGTGAGGAGCCGGTACCGCTTCCCGACCGGGTCATCCGCTCGGTCTCGTCCGTCGACGGGGTGCACGCCCTGGTCGGGGCGCGGGTCGTCATCGAGTGCATGAGCTCGATGAGACGGCACGGCGTCTCGGAGCACGACCTCCACCAGCTGCACTCCGCGATCGAGGACGTGCGGCTGGAGGGCTTCGCCCTGCATCTGCCCCTGGACCGTACCGACGGCTCCGACGCGGTGGAGGAGGTCATCGGCTGGATGGACCGGCTGCGGACCGCACGGCTGCCGCTGCACACCATGTTCGTGAGCCACCTGAGGGCCGACGAACTCGCCCGGCTCCAGCAGCAGTTCCCGCAGACCCGGTTCCGCGCCCGGATCGGCACCCGGCTCTGGCTCGGCGACCACGAGGCGACCGAGTACCGGGGGGCCGTCCTCGACGTGACCCGCGTCGCCAGAGGCGAACGCTTCGGGTACCGCCAGCAGAAGGCGGCCTCGGACGGCTGGCTGGTGGTCGTCGCGGGCGGCACCTCGCACGGTGTGGGCCTGGAGGCCCCCAAGGCGCTGCACGGCGTCATGCCGCGGGCCAAGGGTGTCGCCCGGGCCGGCCTGGCGACCGTCAACCGCAACCTGTCGCCGTTCGTCTGGGCGGGCAAGCAGCGGTGGTTCGCGGAGCCCCCGCACATGCAGGTCTCCATCCTCTTCGTCCCCGCCGACTCGCACGAGCCGAAGGTCGGCGACGAGCTGGTGGCGCACCTGCGCCACACCACCACCCAGTTCGACCGCCTCGTCGACCGCTGA
- the rplI gene encoding 50S ribosomal protein L9, producing the protein MKIILTHEVSGLGAAGDVVDVKDGYARNYLVPRGFAIRWTKGGEKDVEQIRRARKIHEIATIEQANEIKARLEGVKVRLAVRSGDAGRLFGSVTPADIASAIKAAGGPEVDKRRVELGSPIKTLGSHQISVRLHPEVAAKLGVEVVAA; encoded by the coding sequence ATGAAGATCATCCTTACCCACGAGGTCTCCGGCCTCGGCGCTGCCGGCGACGTCGTCGACGTGAAGGACGGCTACGCTCGCAACTACCTGGTCCCGCGCGGTTTCGCGATCCGCTGGACCAAGGGTGGCGAGAAGGACGTCGAGCAGATCCGCCGCGCGCGCAAGATCCACGAGATCGCGACCATCGAGCAGGCCAACGAGATCAAGGCCCGTCTCGAGGGCGTGAAGGTGCGTCTGGCCGTTCGCTCCGGCGACGCCGGCCGCCTGTTCGGATCCGTCACCCCGGCCGACATCGCTTCGGCGATCAAGGCCGCAGGTGGCCCCGAGGTGGACAAGCGCCGCGTCGAGCTCGGTTCGCCGATCAAGACCCTGGGCTCGCACCAGATCTCTGTGCGTCTGCACCCCGAGGTCGCCGCGAAGCTCGGCGTCGAGGTCGTCGCCGCCTGA